One window of the Pseudomonas sp. S04 genome contains the following:
- a CDS encoding glucose/quinate/shikimate family membrane-bound PQQ-dependent dehydrogenase, translating to MSTEGASSPSRLMPSLLGILLLLMGLALLAGGIKLSMLGGSLYYLLAGIGLVLTGILLLAGRRAALGLYALVLLASTAWSLWEVGLDWWQLVPRLSLWFALGIVLLLPWFRRPLLRQGPAPLGTAALSVAVVLAGAAAVGSQFTNPGEVLGELGRDSADTTNTAPTMPDGDWQAYGRTEFGDRYSPLKQITPDNVGQLQEAWRIRTGDLPTAGDPVELTNENTPLKVNGMLYACTAHSKVLALDPDTGKEIWRFDPQIKSPVGFKGFAHMTCRGVSYYDENAYAAAGASATVISDAGKAVAQACPRRLYLPTADARLIALNADTGKVCEGFGNQGVVDLTTGIGPFTPGGYYATSPAAITRDLVIMGGHVTDNESTNEPSGVIRAFDVHDGHLVWNWDSNNPDATEPLPAGEHYSRNSANMWSLASVDEKLGMVYLPLGNQTPDQWGADRTPGAEKYSAGLVALDLATGKVRWNYQFTHHDLWDMDVGSQPTLLDMKTADGIKPALIAPTKQGSLYVLDRRDGTPIVPIREIPVPQGAVPGDRTAPTQARSDLNLLAPELTEKAMWGASPFDQMLCRIQFKELRYEGQYTPPSEQGSLIYPGNVGVFNWGGVSVDPVRQMLFTSPNYMAFVSKMVPRAQVAAGSKRESETAGVQPNTGAPYAVIMHPFMSPFGVPCQAPAWGYVAGIDLTTSKVVWKRKNGTSRDSSPLPIGLPIGVPSMGGSIVTAGGVGFLSGTLDQYLRAYDVNTGKELWKSRLPAGGQATPMTYTGKDGQQYVLLVVGGHGSLGTKMGDYVIAYKLPK from the coding sequence ATGAGCACTGAAGGTGCTTCAAGTCCAAGCCGCCTGATGCCGAGCCTGCTCGGTATCCTGCTGCTGCTAATGGGCCTGGCCTTGTTGGCCGGGGGGATCAAGCTGAGCATGCTTGGCGGCTCGTTGTACTACCTGCTGGCCGGTATCGGCCTGGTGCTGACCGGCATTCTGCTGCTGGCCGGCCGTCGTGCAGCCTTGGGCCTGTATGCACTGGTGCTGCTGGCCAGTACTGCGTGGTCGTTGTGGGAAGTTGGCCTGGACTGGTGGCAACTGGTGCCGCGGCTGTCGCTGTGGTTCGCCCTCGGCATCGTCCTGCTGCTGCCGTGGTTCCGCCGTCCGCTGCTGCGCCAGGGCCCTGCGCCGCTGGGCACCGCCGCCTTGAGCGTGGCCGTGGTCCTGGCCGGCGCCGCTGCTGTGGGCAGCCAGTTCACCAACCCGGGCGAAGTGCTCGGTGAGCTGGGGCGCGACAGTGCCGACACCACCAACACCGCACCGACCATGCCTGACGGCGACTGGCAGGCCTATGGCCGCACCGAGTTCGGTGACCGCTACTCGCCGCTCAAGCAGATCACCCCGGACAACGTCGGCCAGTTGCAGGAAGCCTGGCGCATCCGCACCGGCGACCTGCCAACCGCCGGCGACCCGGTGGAGCTGACCAACGAAAACACCCCGCTCAAGGTCAACGGCATGCTCTATGCCTGCACCGCCCACAGCAAGGTGTTGGCGCTGGACCCGGACACCGGCAAGGAAATCTGGCGCTTCGACCCGCAGATCAAGAGCCCGGTAGGCTTCAAGGGCTTCGCCCACATGACCTGCCGTGGCGTTTCCTACTATGACGAGAACGCCTACGCAGCCGCTGGCGCTTCTGCGACCGTGATCTCCGACGCCGGCAAGGCCGTGGCCCAGGCTTGCCCGCGCCGCCTGTACCTGCCGACCGCCGACGCCCGCTTGATTGCCCTGAACGCCGACACCGGCAAAGTCTGCGAAGGCTTCGGCAACCAGGGCGTGGTCGACCTGACCACCGGTATCGGCCCGTTCACCCCGGGCGGCTACTACGCCACCTCGCCAGCAGCCATCACCCGTGACCTGGTGATCATGGGCGGCCACGTTACCGACAACGAGTCGACCAACGAGCCGTCCGGCGTGATCCGTGCTTTCGACGTCCACGACGGTCATCTGGTGTGGAACTGGGACAGCAACAACCCGGACGCCACCGAGCCATTGCCGGCGGGCGAACACTACAGCCGCAACTCGGCGAACATGTGGTCGCTGGCCAGCGTCGATGAAAAACTCGGCATGGTCTACCTGCCACTGGGCAACCAGACTCCAGACCAATGGGGCGCCGACCGCACCCCGGGCGCCGAGAAATACAGCGCCGGCCTGGTGGCCCTGGACCTGGCCACCGGCAAGGTGCGCTGGAACTACCAGTTCACCCACCACGACCTGTGGGACATGGACGTTGGCAGCCAGCCAACCCTGCTGGACATGAAAACCGCCGACGGTATCAAGCCGGCACTGATCGCGCCAACGAAGCAGGGCAGCCTGTACGTGCTGGACCGTCGCGACGGTACGCCGATCGTGCCGATTCGTGAGATCCCTGTGCCGCAAGGCGCGGTCCCGGGCGATCGCACCGCACCGACCCAGGCCCGTTCGGACCTCAACCTGCTGGCCCCGGAACTGACCGAAAAAGCCATGTGGGGCGCCAGTCCGTTCGACCAGATGCTGTGCCGCATCCAGTTCAAGGAACTGCGCTACGAAGGCCAATACACCCCGCCGTCGGAACAGGGCAGCCTGATCTACCCGGGTAACGTAGGTGTGTTCAACTGGGGCGGCGTGTCGGTCGATCCAGTGCGCCAGATGCTGTTCACCAGCCCGAACTACATGGCCTTCGTCTCGAAAATGGTGCCCCGCGCCCAAGTGGCGGCCGGCAGCAAGCGCGAGAGCGAAACCGCCGGGGTGCAACCGAACACCGGCGCACCTTACGCGGTGATCATGCACCCGTTCATGTCGCCGTTCGGCGTACCCTGCCAGGCTCCGGCCTGGGGCTACGTGGCTGGCATCGACCTGACCACCAGCAAAGTGGTGTGGAAACGCAAGAACGGCACCAGCCGCGACAGCTCGCCACTGCCTATCGGCCTGCCGATCGGCGTACCAAGCATGGGCGGCTCGATCGTCACTGCCGGCGGCGTCGGCTTCCTCAGCGGCACCCTGGACCAGTACCTGCGCGCCTATGACGTCAACACCGGCAAGGAACTGTGGAAATCCCGCCTGCCAGCCGGCGGCCAGGCCACGCCAATGACCTACACCGGCAAGGACGGCCAGCAATACGTCCTGCTGGTAGTGGGCGGCCATGGCTCCCTGGGCACCAAAATGGGCGATTACGTCATCGCCTACAAACTGCCGAAATAA
- the tadA gene encoding tRNA adenosine(34) deaminase TadA translates to MRQIRPSAIIDRSRDQHFMREALLLAAQGAALGEVPVGAVLVQDGEIIGRGFNCPISGSDPSAHAEMVAIRAAAQALNNYRLPGSTLYVTLEPCSMCAGLIVHSRIARVVYGALEPKAGIVQSQGQFFTQGFLNHRVLYEGGVLAEECGTVLSEFFKARRAKSSE, encoded by the coding sequence ATGCGCCAGATTCGCCCGAGCGCCATTATCGACCGCAGCCGTGACCAGCACTTTATGCGCGAAGCCCTGCTGCTGGCGGCCCAGGGAGCGGCCCTCGGCGAGGTACCGGTGGGTGCGGTGCTGGTGCAGGACGGGGAGATCATCGGGCGCGGCTTCAACTGCCCGATCAGTGGCAGCGACCCCAGCGCCCACGCCGAAATGGTCGCGATCCGCGCCGCCGCCCAGGCCCTGAACAACTATCGCCTGCCCGGCAGCACCCTCTACGTGACGCTGGAGCCGTGCAGCATGTGCGCCGGGCTGATCGTCCACTCGCGCATCGCTCGGGTGGTATACGGCGCATTGGAGCCCAAGGCCGGGATCGTGCAGAGCCAGGGGCAGTTTTTCACCCAGGGCTTTTTGAATCACCGGGTGCTGTACGAAGGCGGAGTCCTGGCCGAGGAATGCGGGACGGTGTTGAGCGAGTTCTTCAAGGCCCGCAGAGCTAAATCTTCAGAATAA
- the lon gene encoding endopeptidase La has translation MSDQQAFPEDPSEYADPENAEHPEHHASSGTGLALPGQNLPDKVYIIPIHNRPFFPAQVLPVIVNEEPWAETLDLVAKSEHHSLALFYMDTPQEDPRHFDTSALPLYGTLVKVHHASRENGKLQFVAQGLTRVRIRTWLKHHRPPYLVEVEYPHQPSEPTDEVKAYGMALINAIKELLPLNPLYSEELKNYLNRFSPNDPSPLTDFAAALTSATGNELQEVLDCVPMLKRMEKVLPMLRKEVEVARLQKEISAEVNRKIGEHQREFFLKEQLKVIQQELGLTKDDRSADVEQFEQRLTGKVLPPQAQKRIEEEMNKLSILETGSPEYAVTRNYLEWATAVPWGVYGKDKLDLKHARKVLDKHHAGLDDIKDRILEFLAVGAYKGEIAGSIVLLVGPPGVGKTSVGKSIAESLGRPFYRFSVGGMRDEAEIKGHRRTYIGALPGKLVQALKDVEVMNPVIMLDEIDKMGQSFQGDPASALLETLDPEQNVEFLDHYLDLRLDLSKVLFVCTANTLDSIPGPLLDRMEVIRLSGYITEEKVAIAKRHLWPKQLDKAGVAKTSLSISDSALKALIDGYAREAGVRQLEKQLGKLVRKAVVKLMDDPQQVIKIGPKDLEASLGMPVFRNEQVLSGTGVITGLAWTSMGGATLPIEATRIHTLNRGFKLTGQLGDVMKESAEIAYSYVSSNLKSFGGDPKFFDEAFVHLHVPEGATPKDGPSAGVTMASALLSLARNQPPKKGVAMTGELTLTGHVLPIGGVREKVIAARRQKIHELILPEPNRGSFEELPDYLKEGITVHFAKRFADVAKVLF, from the coding sequence ATGAGCGACCAGCAAGCATTCCCCGAAGACCCCAGCGAATACGCCGACCCGGAAAACGCCGAACACCCCGAACACCACGCCTCCTCCGGCACCGGCCTGGCCCTGCCCGGGCAGAACCTGCCGGACAAGGTCTACATCATCCCGATCCACAACCGGCCATTCTTCCCGGCCCAAGTCCTGCCGGTGATCGTCAACGAAGAACCCTGGGCTGAGACCCTGGACCTGGTCGCCAAGTCCGAGCACCACTCGCTGGCGCTGTTCTACATGGACACCCCCCAGGAAGACCCACGGCATTTCGACACCAGCGCCCTGCCGCTATACGGCACCCTGGTCAAGGTCCACCACGCCAGCCGCGAAAACGGCAAGCTGCAGTTCGTCGCCCAGGGCCTGACCCGTGTGCGCATCCGCACCTGGCTCAAGCACCATCGCCCACCGTACCTGGTGGAAGTCGAATACCCGCACCAGCCCAGCGAGCCGACCGACGAGGTCAAGGCCTATGGCATGGCGCTGATCAACGCGATCAAGGAACTGCTACCGCTCAACCCGCTGTACAGCGAAGAGCTGAAGAACTACCTCAACCGCTTCAGCCCCAACGACCCGTCGCCGCTGACCGACTTCGCCGCCGCCCTGACCTCGGCTACCGGTAACGAATTGCAGGAAGTGCTCGACTGCGTGCCCATGCTCAAGCGCATGGAAAAAGTCCTGCCGATGCTGCGCAAGGAAGTCGAAGTCGCGCGCCTGCAGAAAGAAATCTCCGCGGAAGTGAACCGCAAGATCGGCGAACACCAACGCGAGTTTTTCCTCAAGGAACAACTCAAGGTGATCCAGCAGGAGCTGGGCCTGACCAAGGATGATCGCAGCGCCGACGTCGAGCAGTTCGAGCAACGCCTGACGGGCAAGGTCCTGCCGCCCCAGGCGCAAAAACGCATCGAAGAGGAAATGAACAAGCTGTCGATCCTCGAGACCGGCTCCCCCGAATACGCCGTGACCCGCAACTACCTGGAGTGGGCGACGGCCGTGCCCTGGGGCGTGTACGGGAAAGACAAGCTCGACCTCAAGCACGCACGCAAGGTGCTCGACAAACACCATGCCGGCCTCGATGACATCAAGGACCGGATCCTCGAATTCCTCGCGGTCGGCGCCTACAAGGGCGAGATCGCCGGCTCCATCGTGTTGCTGGTAGGCCCGCCGGGCGTGGGCAAGACCAGTGTCGGCAAGTCCATCGCCGAATCCCTGGGGCGGCCGTTCTATCGTTTCAGCGTCGGCGGCATGCGTGACGAAGCCGAGATCAAGGGCCACCGTCGCACCTACATCGGCGCCCTGCCGGGCAAGCTGGTACAGGCGTTGAAAGATGTCGAAGTGATGAACCCGGTGATCATGCTCGACGAGATCGACAAGATGGGCCAGAGCTTCCAGGGCGACCCAGCCTCGGCGCTGTTGGAAACCCTCGATCCGGAACAGAACGTGGAATTCCTCGACCACTACCTGGACCTGCGCCTGGACCTGTCGAAAGTGTTGTTCGTGTGCACCGCCAACACCCTGGATTCAATCCCCGGGCCGTTGCTCGACCGCATGGAAGTGATTCGCCTGTCCGGCTACATCACCGAAGAAAAAGTCGCCATTGCCAAGCGCCACCTGTGGCCCAAGCAACTGGACAAGGCCGGCGTGGCGAAAACCAGCCTGTCCATCAGCGACAGTGCACTCAAGGCCTTGATCGATGGCTATGCCCGCGAAGCCGGGGTGCGCCAGTTGGAGAAACAACTGGGCAAACTGGTGCGCAAGGCGGTGGTCAAGCTGATGGACGATCCGCAGCAAGTGATCAAGATCGGCCCCAAGGACCTTGAGGCCTCCCTGGGCATGCCGGTGTTCCGCAACGAGCAAGTGCTGTCGGGCACCGGGGTGATCACGGGCCTGGCCTGGACCAGCATGGGCGGCGCCACCCTGCCGATCGAAGCCACCCGCATCCACACCCTCAACCGTGGCTTCAAGCTCACCGGGCAACTGGGGGACGTGATGAAGGAATCGGCAGAAATCGCCTACAGCTACGTCAGCTCCAACCTGAAGTCGTTTGGCGGTGACCCGAAGTTCTTCGACGAAGCTTTCGTGCACTTGCACGTACCGGAAGGTGCGACTCCAAAAGACGGCCCTAGCGCCGGAGTGACCATGGCCAGCGCCCTGCTGTCCCTGGCACGCAACCAGCCACCGAAAAAAGGCGTGGCCATGACCGGTGAACTGACGTTGACCGGGCACGTGCTGCCGATTGGCGGGGTGCGCGAAAAAGTGATTGCCGCACGCCGACAGAAGATCCACGAACTGATCCTGCCGGAACCCAACCGTGGCAGTTTCGAAGAATTGCCCGATTACCTGAAAGAGGGCATTACCGTGCACTTTGCCAAGCGTTTTGCCGACGTGGCCAAGGTGTTGTTCTGA
- a CDS encoding VF530 family DNA-binding protein — translation MTEHTTDPLHGVTLEQILNALVQHYEWSGLAERIDIRCFKSDPSIKSSLTFLRKTPWAREKVEKLYVKLMRTKRPL, via the coding sequence ATGACCGAACACACCACTGACCCGCTGCATGGCGTGACGCTTGAACAGATCCTCAATGCGCTGGTTCAACACTACGAATGGTCGGGGCTGGCCGAGCGTATCGACATTCGCTGCTTCAAGAGCGACCCGAGCATCAAGTCGAGCCTGACTTTCCTGCGCAAGACCCCCTGGGCCCGCGAGAAGGTCGAAAAGCTCTATGTGAAGCTGATGCGCACCAAACGCCCGCTCTAA
- a CDS encoding lysoplasmalogenase, with protein MGWLILALMGAVTFLYGVSVHAELLCLLVKPLPVLALLGWLHDAPPSDYRRWVSLGLIFSLLGDVLLAWPGDLFVFGLGAFLVAHLAYLKAYLSDCRRLAPGPLLLALLVGALLLGILIAHGLGPLLIPVIVYGTAISAMLWRALARLGTDVPKRSALLAAGGALAFVFSDSVIGIDRFAMPFAAAPYVIILSYWLGQWGIAASAFHTRTR; from the coding sequence ATGGGCTGGCTGATTCTGGCATTGATGGGAGCCGTCACGTTCCTCTATGGCGTGAGTGTGCATGCCGAACTGCTGTGCCTGTTGGTCAAGCCGCTGCCGGTGCTGGCCCTGCTGGGTTGGTTGCACGATGCACCGCCCAGCGACTACCGGCGCTGGGTCAGCCTGGGCCTGATCTTTTCCCTGCTGGGCGATGTGCTGCTGGCCTGGCCCGGCGACTTGTTCGTGTTCGGCCTCGGCGCATTCCTGGTGGCCCACCTGGCCTACCTCAAAGCCTATCTGAGCGATTGCCGGCGCCTGGCCCCTGGGCCCTTGCTCCTGGCGCTGCTGGTCGGCGCACTGCTGCTGGGGATCCTGATCGCCCATGGCCTGGGGCCGTTGCTGATTCCGGTGATCGTCTATGGCACGGCCATCAGCGCCATGCTCTGGCGCGCCCTGGCCCGCCTGGGCACCGACGTGCCGAAACGCTCGGCACTGTTGGCCGCTGGCGGCGCCCTGGCCTTCGTGTTCTCCGACAGCGTGATCGGCATCGACCGTTTTGCCATGCCCTTCGCGGCCGCGCCGTATGTGATCATCCTCAGTTACTGGCTGGGGCAATGGGGCATCGCCGCGTCGGCGTTCCACACACGAACGCGCTGA
- a CDS encoding protease inhibitor I42 family protein, with product MSPTRLLLPLSLALLTACASQPKQNLTVEQQSQCPVQLHNGQNLILTLPSNPTTGYRWAIQDSAGGVLRAISPEVYTNPENSGLVGSAGQSTWRFQAFTSGNGRLRLTSQQPWAPEVEPVEIFDCAIVVN from the coding sequence ATGTCCCCCACCCGCCTGCTATTGCCCTTGAGCCTTGCCTTGCTGACGGCCTGCGCCTCGCAGCCGAAACAGAACCTGACCGTGGAGCAGCAGAGCCAATGCCCGGTGCAACTGCACAACGGGCAAAACCTGATCCTGACCTTGCCGAGCAACCCGACCACGGGTTATCGCTGGGCGATCCAGGATTCGGCCGGCGGTGTGTTGCGGGCCATCAGCCCCGAGGTCTACACCAACCCGGAAAACAGCGGCCTGGTGGGCAGCGCGGGGCAATCGACCTGGCGCTTCCAAGCCTTCACCAGCGGTAACGGGCGCTTGCGCCTGACTTCACAGCAGCCGTGGGCACCGGAAGTCGAGCCGGTAGAGATTTTCGACTGCGCAATCGTGGTGAACTGA
- the cmoA gene encoding carboxy-S-adenosyl-L-methionine synthase CmoA yields the protein MSKEPDRLFAQPLAQVPDFAFNEDVVRVFPDMIKRSVPGYPTIVENLGVLAAQFAQPDSVLYDLGSSLGAVTQALRRHVRTDGCRVIAVDNSAAMVERCREYLNGQDSMFQELLPVEVIEGDILALEFKPASVVALNFTLQFIAPEQRLALLGRIRQSLLPGGALILSEKLRFADAQEHQLLGDLHIAFKRANGYSELEIAQKRSAIENVMKPDSLEEHTERLLAAGFSKVVPWFQCLNFASLIALP from the coding sequence GTGAGCAAAGAACCCGATCGCCTTTTCGCCCAGCCTTTGGCCCAGGTACCCGACTTCGCCTTTAACGAGGATGTGGTGCGAGTGTTCCCGGACATGATCAAGCGCTCGGTGCCGGGTTACCCGACCATTGTCGAAAACCTCGGTGTGCTGGCGGCGCAGTTTGCCCAGCCAGACAGCGTGCTGTACGACCTGGGGTCATCCCTCGGCGCGGTGACCCAGGCCCTGCGCCGGCACGTGCGTACGGACGGTTGCCGGGTGATCGCGGTGGATAACTCCGCCGCCATGGTCGAACGCTGCCGTGAATACCTCAACGGCCAGGACTCGATGTTCCAGGAACTGCTGCCGGTGGAGGTGATCGAGGGTGACATCCTGGCCCTCGAATTCAAGCCGGCCTCGGTGGTGGCGCTGAACTTCACCCTGCAGTTCATCGCCCCTGAACAACGCCTGGCCCTGCTCGGGCGTATCCGTCAGTCGTTGTTGCCCGGCGGCGCGCTGATCCTCTCGGAAAAACTGCGCTTTGCCGATGCCCAGGAGCACCAGCTGCTCGGCGACCTGCACATCGCGTTCAAGCGCGCCAACGGCTACAGCGAACTGGAAATTGCCCAGAAGCGCAGCGCCATCGAAAACGTCATGAAGCCCGACAGCCTCGAAGAACACACCGAACGCCTGCTGGCCGCCGGGTTCTCGAAAGTCGTGCCGTGGTTCCAGTGTCTTAACTTTGCCTCGTTGATTGCCTTGCCATGA
- a CDS encoding Pr6Pr family membrane protein — MAVELTRGSPVERQCIRLAAVLGWLGLSIQLYLVFYGRWSVEASLLGGLVSYFSYFTVLTNTLVAAVLTSAATSQQSRGRTFLLQSWVSSGIAVSISVVGLAYSLLLRHLWHPQGWQLIADELLHDVMPLLFVLYWWRCVPKGHLRLGHIGLWVIYPLLYFAYVLLRGRSLGIYPYPFVDVEKLGYPQVFLNASGILLGFVVVALVVLGLDRWRARRGSRV; from the coding sequence ATGGCTGTCGAGCTGACGCGAGGTTCGCCCGTCGAACGCCAGTGCATTCGCCTGGCTGCCGTACTCGGTTGGCTGGGCCTGAGCATCCAGCTGTACCTGGTGTTTTATGGACGCTGGAGTGTCGAGGCCAGTTTGCTCGGCGGCCTGGTGAGCTACTTCAGTTATTTCACGGTACTGACCAATACCCTGGTGGCCGCAGTGCTGACCAGTGCAGCCACGAGCCAGCAGTCTCGCGGACGGACGTTTCTGTTGCAGTCGTGGGTCAGCAGCGGCATCGCGGTCAGCATCAGCGTAGTCGGCCTGGCCTACAGCCTGTTGCTGCGCCACCTGTGGCACCCGCAGGGTTGGCAATTGATCGCTGATGAGTTGCTGCACGACGTGATGCCGCTGCTGTTTGTGCTCTATTGGTGGCGCTGTGTGCCCAAGGGCCACTTGCGCCTGGGGCATATCGGCCTGTGGGTGATCTACCCGCTGCTGTACTTTGCCTATGTCCTGCTGCGGGGGCGCTCGCTGGGGATTTACCCTTATCCCTTTGTCGATGTGGAAAAGCTCGGTTATCCCCAGGTGTTTCTCAACGCCTCGGGGATCCTGCTCGGGTTTGTCGTGGTGGCGTTGGTGGTGCTGGGGCTGGATCGCTGGCGCGCACGACGGGGATCACGTGTGTAG
- the cmoB gene encoding tRNA 5-methoxyuridine(34)/uridine 5-oxyacetic acid(34) synthase CmoB, whose protein sequence is MIDLSPLARRLAGTPLADWANTLQAQLDVKMEKGHGDLERWQSALDALPKIQPSEVDLLNGLKLDTDCDDATRAQMRTALMGLSPWRKGPFDLFGVHVDTEWRSDWKWSRVAPHLDLVGKRILDVGCGNGYYMWRMLGAGADSVIGVDPNWLFFCQFQAVQRYLSEPNAWHLPFPFEDLPANLEGFDTVFSMGVFYHRRSPIEHLLALKDCLVKGGELVLETLVIEGNEQQVLVPEDRYAQMRNVWFLPSVPALMLWLRRAGFSDVRCVDVSTTTVEEQRGTEWMKYQSLSDFLDPEDHSKTVEGLPAPMRAVIVARK, encoded by the coding sequence ATGATTGATCTGTCTCCCCTCGCCCGCCGCCTGGCCGGCACGCCGCTGGCCGACTGGGCTAACACCCTGCAAGCGCAACTCGACGTGAAAATGGAGAAGGGCCACGGTGACCTGGAGCGCTGGCAAAGCGCGCTGGACGCCTTGCCGAAGATCCAGCCAAGCGAAGTCGATTTGCTCAACGGCCTGAAGCTGGACACCGATTGCGACGATGCAACCCGCGCGCAAATGCGCACGGCCCTGATGGGCCTTTCACCATGGCGCAAAGGGCCGTTCGACCTGTTCGGCGTGCACGTCGACACCGAATGGCGTTCGGACTGGAAATGGTCGCGGGTCGCCCCGCACCTGGACCTTGTGGGCAAACGCATCCTCGATGTCGGCTGCGGCAATGGCTACTACATGTGGCGCATGCTCGGCGCCGGGGCCGACAGTGTGATCGGCGTCGACCCCAACTGGCTGTTCTTCTGCCAGTTCCAGGCCGTGCAGCGCTACCTGTCCGAGCCCAATGCCTGGCACCTGCCGTTCCCGTTCGAAGACTTGCCAGCGAACCTGGAAGGCTTCGACACGGTGTTCTCCATGGGCGTGTTCTACCATCGCCGCTCGCCGATCGAGCATTTGCTGGCGCTCAAGGATTGCCTGGTCAAGGGCGGGGAACTGGTGCTCGAAACCCTGGTGATCGAGGGCAACGAGCAGCAGGTACTGGTGCCGGAAGACCGTTACGCGCAGATGCGCAACGTCTGGTTCCTGCCTTCGGTTCCAGCATTGATGCTGTGGCTGCGCCGCGCCGGGTTCAGCGACGTGCGCTGCGTGGATGTCAGCACCACCACGGTCGAGGAACAGCGCGGGACGGAGTGGATGAAGTATCAGTCGCTCAGTGATTTCCTCGATCCCGAGGATCACAGCAAGACCGTTGAAGGCCTGCCGGCGCCGATGCGCGCGGTGATTGTGGCCAGGAAGTAA
- a CDS encoding carbohydrate porin, with protein sequence MPYLQISRDSAVSTPAARRKTLNLIGGFTALGLANCVQAAPAFDSQSPWMLGDWNGTRTELAQQGYDFKLDYTGEMGSNLHGGYDHDRTARYSDQFGLGTHLDLQKILGWDDAEFQLTITKRSGNNISNDRINDPRVGGFTSAQEVWGRGQTTRLTQMWYQQKFLDQKLDIKAGRFGEGEDFNSFPCDFQNLAFCGSQVGNWAGGIWYNWPVSQWALRVKYHLSPEVYAQIGAYEQNPSNLDKDNGFKLSGSGTQGTVVPVELVWTPKFNGLPGEYRAGYYYSSAKASDVYKDSNGQPAALSGEAYRSSSSKHGVWLGIQQQVSSVASDNSRGLSLFANGTMHDKKTNAIDNYVQAGLVYKGLFDARAKDDIGFAMARVHVNPAYRKNAEASNQARAMFDYDNPAYLPPQDTEYSAELYYGVHLTNWLTVRPNLQYIRHPGGVNDVDDALIGGIKVQSSF encoded by the coding sequence ATGCCTTACTTGCAGATCTCCAGAGACAGCGCTGTCTCAACACCGGCTGCGCGCCGTAAAACCCTGAACCTGATCGGCGGCTTCACCGCCCTGGGTCTTGCCAACTGCGTTCAGGCCGCCCCGGCGTTCGATAGCCAATCGCCGTGGATGCTCGGCGATTGGAACGGCACGCGCACTGAACTCGCGCAACAAGGCTACGACTTCAAGCTCGACTACACCGGCGAAATGGGCAGCAACCTGCACGGCGGCTACGACCACGATCGCACTGCGCGCTACAGCGACCAGTTCGGCCTGGGCACCCACCTGGACCTGCAAAAGATCCTCGGCTGGGACGACGCCGAGTTTCAACTGACCATCACCAAGCGCAGCGGCAACAACATCAGCAACGACCGGATCAACGATCCACGGGTCGGCGGCTTCACCTCGGCCCAGGAAGTCTGGGGCCGGGGCCAGACCACACGCCTGACGCAGATGTGGTACCAGCAGAAATTCCTCGACCAGAAACTCGATATCAAGGCCGGCCGGTTCGGCGAAGGCGAGGACTTCAACAGCTTCCCCTGCGACTTCCAGAACCTGGCGTTCTGCGGCTCTCAGGTCGGCAACTGGGCTGGCGGCATCTGGTACAACTGGCCGGTCAGCCAGTGGGCACTGCGGGTCAAGTACCACCTGAGCCCGGAGGTCTACGCGCAGATCGGCGCCTATGAGCAGAACCCGTCCAACCTGGACAAGGACAATGGCTTCAAGCTCAGCGGCAGTGGCACCCAGGGCACCGTGGTCCCGGTGGAACTGGTGTGGACCCCGAAATTCAATGGCCTGCCGGGTGAATACCGCGCCGGTTACTACTACAGCAGCGCCAAGGCCAGCGATGTCTACAAGGACAGCAATGGCCAGCCCGCCGCCCTGAGTGGCGAGGCTTATCGCAGCTCGTCGAGCAAGCATGGGGTGTGGCTGGGTATCCAGCAGCAAGTGAGCAGCGTGGCCAGCGACAACTCGCGCGGCCTGAGCCTGTTCGCCAACGGCACGATGCACGACAAGAAGACCAACGCGATCGACAACTACGTGCAGGCCGGCCTGGTCTACAAAGGCCTGTTCGATGCCCGCGCCAAGGATGACATCGGCTTTGCCATGGCCCGCGTCCACGTCAACCCGGCCTATCGCAAGAATGCCGAGGCCAGCAACCAGGCCCGCGCGATGTTCGATTACGACAACCCGGCCTACCTGCCGCCGCAAGACACCGAATACAGCGCCGAACTCTATTACGGCGTGCACCTGACCAACTGGCTGACGGTACGTCCGAACCTGCAGTACATCCGCCATCCCGGTGGCGTGAACGATGTGGATGACGCGCTGATTGGCGGCATCAAGGTGCAGTCGTCGTTCTGA